From the genome of Capillibacterium thermochitinicola:
CAATGTTCCATGGTATGAATCTTCGACTTCCGGCAAAGCGTTCCTTCCCTGCCGTCCTCAGCGTAGGCAGGAATATGCTGGCAGCGGTTTATTCGACCTTTTCCAGCGGTGCCAGTTCGACCAGGAGCTCTTTGATACCCAGCCCGGGAAAGGCCACCTTCACCTTGGCCCCTTGCCCGGTCCCGTCCACGGTAATAATCGTCCCTTGTCCCCACTTCCGGTGGATCACTTTATCCCCGGGACAGTAGGTGATGGGTTTGTCCGCCCCGGGCGCGGAAGACGTCGGCGCGGCCGGTGTATTCGGCGCGCTCGGCACGGCCGGCGCACCCGGTGCCGTCATCGCGGCCGGTCTAAAGAACCGGCCATACCCGGCCACGGCCGGCGGTTCCTGCTCCGTTCTTTCCCTCCGCTGCAGGAGCGCCGGGGGGATCTCCTGGATAAACCGGGAAGGTACTTGGTACTGAAAGTTACCGTACAAGGTGCGCATCTGCGCATAGGAAAGGTACAAACGCTGGCGGGCGCGGGTCATCCCCACGTAACAAAGGCGCCGTTCTTCCTCCAACTCCGCTTCATCCAGAAGCGAACGGCTGTGGGGAAAGATCCCCTCTTCCATGCCGACCAGAAAGACGACGGGAAACTCCAACCCTTTGGCCGAATGGATCGTCATCAGCGTGATACTCTCTTGCTCCTGGTACTGATCAACATCGGCCACCAGGGCCACGGTCTCGAGGAAAGCGCCCAGCGTCTGGTCGTCGCTCTCCTTTTCGAACCCGGCGGTGATCGAGAGGAATTCGTTCAAGTTCTCCAGCCTGCTCTCGGCTTCCACCGTCCCCTCCTGCTGCAGACTGGCCAGGTAGCCGGATTTATTCAAAACCGCCCTCGTTAAATTGGAGACCGAAAGCGTCTCTTTTAAGGTCAACATCTCCTCCAAAAACGCAGCAAAGCCAGTGAGGGTCTGCGCGGCCCGGCCGGTTATCCCCGGTATTTCCGCGACCCGCCGGAAGGCTTCCATCGTGTTCAACCCCGCGGTATCCATAAAGGAAAAAAACCGTTCGACGGTCGTCTCGCCGATCCCCCGTTTTGGCGTGTTAATCACCCGCCGCAGACTGATCCGGTCATTCGGGTTATAGATCAGCTTGAGGTAGCTGAGCAAATCCCGGATCTCCTTGCGGTCATAGAAACGCAACCCGCCAACCACCTGGTAAGGCAGGCCTTTTTGGATCAATACTTCTTCAAAAACCCGCGACTGCGCATTGGTCCGGTACAAAAAAGCGAAATCGGAATAGCGGTAGCCTTCGGTCCGGACCAATTCCTCCAAGGTGGCCGTCACCAACCAGGCTTCTTCCCTTTCATCGGCAGCCTGGATGAGGGTGACGGGTTCCCCTTCCTCATTCTCGGTCCAAAGGGTCTTCGTCTTCCGGGAATGGTTGTTGCGGATCACTTCATTGGCGACCCGCAAAATGTTCTGTGTCGAGCGGTAGTTCTGTTCAAGCTTGACGACTTTGACCTCGGGATAATCCTTTTCAAAATCGAGAATGTTCCGGATATCCGCATTGCGAAACCCGTAAATGGACTGGTCGTCGTCGCCAACCACGCAAAGATTGCGGTACTTGTCCGCCAGTAAGCGCACTAAAACATACTGGGCGTAGTTGGTATCCTGGTACTCGTCGATCAGGATGTACCGGAACCGTTCCTGGTATTTCGCGAGCACCTCCGGGCATTCCCGGAACAGGCGGATCGTCAAGCCAATCAGATCGTCAAAGTCCACCGCCCCGTTGTCGACCAGTTTCTTTTGGTAAAGCGGGTACACTTTCTTAACCAGGCTGGCCCAGAAATCAACCGCATCGGCCGCATATTCCTCGGGCCCGACCAGTTCATTCTTGGCCCGGGAGATGGTGGCGAGGACCGCCCTTGGGTTACAGGTCTTCTCGCTTATGTTCAGCTCCTGCAAGGCTTCCCGTACCACAATTAACTGGTCTTGTGTATCATAGATGACAAAGTTGGACGCCACTCCGATCGCGGCCCCGTCCCGCCGTAAAATCCGGACACAGGCCGCATGAAAGGTCATAAGCCAAATCTGTTCCGCCTGCGGGCCAATGAGCTGTATAACCCGCTCCTTCATCTCCTGGGCCGCCTTATTCGTAAAGGTCACCGCCAGGATCCGCCCGGGGTCGACCCCGTTCTTTAAGAGCTGGGCGATGCGGTAGGTCAGCACCCGTGTCTTTCCACTGCCCGCACCCGCCAAAATCAAAAGCGGTCCTTCAGTATGGCAGACCGCTTCCCGTTGCGCCGGATTGAGTTCATTCTTCCATAATTCCAATCTGCTTAGCCCCCATCAATGTACTTACTGCTGCAAAAACCACCTCTATTTAAAAGCTAATCTACCATACAAAACTTTCCTCTGTCAAGCAAAAGTGACGGAAGCTTCCGGTCCAAAGCCCTTCGCTTCCAAGAAAAAAGGCCGTTATAGTTAACGGCCTGTTTTGGCAAATCATACGTATGTAGCTTTCGAACTTAGTTGGCGGGTACAAAACCGAAGACGATGCCGGCCACACCCAAAATCAACGCAACAATACCAATGGTCTTGTTGGATTTGGTCTGTTTCTCAACAGCGTCCAGTCTTGCCCCTTGCTCTTCAACCTTGGTTTCGAGGGCGGCGACCCTGTTCGCCAGCAAGGAAACGTTGACGTCACTGCGTGCATCTAATTCGTTCCGCAATTCGTATTCGAGTTCCCACAATGCATCATAGATGGCGTCAATATCGGCAGCAGTGGCCACTTGCTCTTCCTCTAAAGCCCGGCGAATCAGTTCTTTGGCCTGAGCTTCGGTCAGAGCGACCCGTCCGCCATTCTCCGGTAGAGTAGCGCTGCCATACATCTGGCTTTCCAGGTACTTCAAAATGCGAGCGGTCAACTCAACCATTTCGTAACGGGTTGCGTACCTTTCGCCTTTGAAAGTGCCGTCGGGGTAGCCTTTTAACAAACCGGCGTTGTACAACAACATGAAGTTGTCGTATGCCCAGTGGGTCGCTTTCGGCATGTCTTCAAAGGCACCCATCGCTACTGGAACGACCGAGAACAGCATCGCAAGCGAAACTAAGACGACCAAAACTTTTCTCATTCTAATCCTCCTTCTTTATAAATTTTTGAGCCAAGGAGAACTGGAGATTTTATAAGGAACGCTTCATCCCCCAACCTCCTGAAACACAAGGATGGCTCTTATACCATATTATTCTCTTTCCTGGATCAAATTCCTCCCTTTTCTACTAGATAATTTCATCATTAATTATCGTTGGAAACAGGGAGTTGTCAATCATATTCTATTCCTTAAAACCTTCCCCTAATACCTCATGGACGTTCGTAATGATCACAAAAGCGTTGGGGTCTTCCTCTTTCACCAGGCGTTTCAGCCGCATTTCTTCCGTCCGCCCAATCACACAGAGGAGAACCTCGCGGTGCTTCCCCGAATAAATGCCCCGCCCGGCCAGACCGGTTACCCCCCGGTTCAGTTCATTTAACACCCGTTGGGCGATCTGTTCCGACCGGTCGGAGATGATGTAAACCCCTTTTGAATAGTTAAACCCGTCTAACACTCCATCAATAATTTTACCCGAAACCACAATTGAGATCAATGCGTAGAGCATCAGATCCACCGACTTAAAGACCAAACCGGCCATGGCGATGACCAGGCCGTCGAGGAGCAAGACCGCTTGCCCCATAGACAAAGCGGAGAAATGGGCAAGCAGTTTCGCGGCCAGATCGGTCCCGCCGGTGGTGCCATGGTAGCGTAAGGTAACCCCGACGCCCGCCCCGGCCAAAACGCCCCCCCACAAGGCGCCCAGCAATGGATCGAGGGTCAACGGATGCACCAAAGCCCCCCAATACTCAACCACCGCCGCCAGCAAAACGGTGCCGAAGACGGTCTTCATCCCGATCGCGGGGCCGAAAACAAGAAGGCAAGCCAGAAAGAGCGGGATATTCACCAGCAGAATGACAGCCCCCACCGGCCACTGGAACAGGTAATACAGGATGGTGGCCACCCCGCTGACCCCGCCCGCGGCAATTTTGTTGGGGATTAAAAACCAAACCAGACCAAGGGCGGTTAGATTAACCCCCAGAAAAACCCCGAGATAATCAATGAACTCTCTTTTGAGGCGGCCGCCGTTCCCCTTTCCCTTTGCCATCTATGCTCCTCCTCACCAATCCTTCTTGTTGTTAAGTTGTTCCGCCCGGACCATACGGATAAAAGCGGGTAAGACCGTTATCCGCCGCCACCGGGCCGGTTCCCGCCACACCCGGTAGGCCCATTCCAGGCCGAGATTTCTGAGCAGAACCGGTGCCCGTTTACTCCGGCCCGCCCAAAGATCAAGCAGTCCCCCAACGCCAATCCCCACCGCAACCTGCAGGGCGGACCAGTACTGATGAAGCCAGACCTCCTGGCGGGGTACGCCCATCCCGACCAGGAGCAGGTCGGCACGGGCCTGATTAATCAAGCCCACGACCTTTGCGTTCTCTTCCGGGGCAAAGAAGCCATGGTGGACCCCGGCCACTGCAATTCCGGGCCAACGCTGCTCAATTTTGGCCGCCGCCCTTTCCCCAACACCCGGTTCACCACCGAGTAAGAACAGCCGTCGCCGGCGGGGTTGCTCCCGCGCAAGCAGCGTTTCAACCAGGTCAACCCCGGTCACCCGCCTTTGCCGGCGCCAACCCTGCCGCCGCAACGCCCAGACAATGCCAATCCCGTCGGGGACCACAAGGCCCGCCCCGTGGATCGCCTTTCCTAGCTCAGGATGGTTTAATGCCGCCATCACCATCTCCGGGTTCAGCGTCACCACCCTTAGACGTTCACCGGTGGCGAGGGCCGATGATAAACGGTCGACCACTGTTCCCAACGGAAGAGGATCGACCGGAAAGCCCAATACCTCTACGCGTACTCGCGCGCCAGTACCGCCTGCACCTGGTTGATAAACCACTGCCGATCCTCCTCTCCTTTTTGCTCCATGAGGGCCGCTTGCCGCCGGACCTTCTCCCCGGCGGAAACCGGATCCGCAATAATCTTTTTGATCACGGTGCAGACCCCCATAAGGAAGGAAGGGTCCTCCCACGTCCAGCAAGTCCAAGCCATCTGGTGGCAAAAAGCGTGGAGCTTCGGGTCCGCCCCAAGCCCAATCCCGGGGATACGGCCACGGGCGGCCAGCAACAGTCCGTGCAAACGCTCACTCAGCACTACAGTCAACTCGCCAGATAAGGCAAAGAAAGCATCCGGGTCCCGGATACACCAGGGCGCCGCGAGCCCAAGCTTGTCGGCAAGCCGGTGGGCCTCCGGTTCATCCGCGAGGGACAAAGTAATAAGCTGTAGATTGCCGAAAAGGGATGTCAATGTCTTGAGCAGATGCCTTTTTTCCCTGTTTTCTTCGGCGCGGAGGATATAGCCGATCACCGGCTTTCGCTGCCTTGGCGTAACATCGGCCGACCGCGGCGGAGGGAACGGATAGTCCCATAAAGGATCAACCCCCAGGTAAAGCTGGGGTGTGTCGACCTCCATCGCCGCTAGCGTCAGCAAGGACCTTTGGTCCCGGCAGCCGATGGCCGCCGCCAAATTCAAACCCGAACGGGCCACTTTCCATCCCCAAGCAGACAAGGGGCCGATCCCCTGACCGGCCAAAATAATCGCCACTCCCCGCCAATGGGCCAAGCGCAAAAGAGCCAGATAATAAAGGAGACTCCGCTTGCTGGTTACATCCTGGAAGATACTCCCGCCGCCCCCCACCAGCAGATCCCCGGGGGCCATCATCCGTCCCAGTCGCCAGAGATTCCAACGGTTCGCCACCGTAAAAGGAACGCTGCCGTCCTCGGCCTTGAGGTGCTTATTCTGGGTCAACACGACCAGCTCAAAACCGGGAAAATAACGGCGAAAGATCCGCACGTAATAATTGCATAAAAGTTCGTCCCCAAGGTTACCAAAGCCATAATAGCCAAAGAGAAAGATCCTCGGCATCAAATCCCCCCAACGCTCCCGGCGGCCGCAGTCGGCCGCTTCCGGCGGCGCTCGGCCGTCCGCAACTGCCCCCGGCCGCCCGCTAAACAGGAGCCTCCCCTTCTCCGGTGCCGAACACACCGGCGACCACCGGTTCCGGTTCGTTCCGCCCGGCGGTGACCAGGGCATAGGCAAACCAGAATAAAAAAGAGCCGAGCGGAACCGCCCAAATGCTCTCGGCAAGACCGGCGACCAGTTGACCACCGAAGGCGGCTGTTATTCCCCGCCGCAGCCGGTCATCCCGGCTGGCGCTTTCCGGGCGACGGGCGGCCTTCCGGAACCGCACAAGCAACCAGCCAAAAAGCAGGAAAGCGGGTATCCCTTTCTCCGCCGCGATCTGGAGGTAGTGGTTATGGGCGTGGTCAACCCGCAGGGGCCGTAAAGCCGCCCGGAGCTCATCTTCGCCGCCTCCCGTCAGGGGATATTTCTGCACCAGCCGCCAGGTTTCCTGCCAAACCGCAAAACGATAACCCACCGTCCCACTGGCCAAAGGGTTGTGCCCAATCCGCCCCGCCACCGACGGAAAGAGGCCAAGCAGAATGAGGATAATCGCAACCAAACGACGGCGGTTCACCTGCTCCCGGGGCCCCCAGTAAGCAAAGAGAGCGACGAGGGCGGCCACCCAGGCGGTACGGGCGTAGGTAAAAAGCAAAGCCGCCGCTGTCAAGCCGGTTAGCGCAATTTTTCTTCTGTCTTCTTCCGCACCGGCCAGAAAAAGGGGAAGCAGGAAAGCCAGGAACAACCCGGTAAGGTTGGGGTTGTGCCAAAGGCCGGTCACCCGGAAGGGCACGACAGCCCGCTCCGCCGGGGCAACCCACCCCCGCGGGAAAGGAGGGGCGGCCGCGGCTTGTACCAAGGTCATCACGCCCATGATCAAACCGATTATTTCCATGGCCAGCAGCCACCGCCGGTCCTGGCGGCCGTAAAGGCCGGCGGCGAACCCGGCTCCGGCCACGAGACACTCTTCGCCCCAGGTCCACAACGAAGCAGGAAAACCGGGCGCACAAATGGCGGAAAAAAAAAGACCAGCCTAACCAGAGGTAAAGCGGTCTTGTCTGTTCCCTGAGTAATAAGCAGGATGAAGAAAGAACAAAACCCGGGAAGAAAAAAAGATAAGGCAACGAATCCTGCGGCCGCAGAAGCACCAAAAGGAAAGTGAAAAAGAAGAGCCGGGGCCAATGGGCCAAAACCCGCTGCTTGACCCTGCTCACTCTTTAACCACTACTATCCGGTTGATGGTACCGGTAAATTCCAGATAAAAGGTGTGGAACTTCCGTTGTTGCCCGGCCCGGACGGTCTCCCGCCCGAAAAAGATCCCTTCCCGCGCCACGATCTTCCCCTCCCGTTCCAAAACTAAAACCAGATTCTGTACGGACCAACCGCTTGGTGGAATCGCTTCCCCCAATGCCCGCTCCGCCGGAACGGCATCGACGTTGGTGGTCTTCTTGATGATCTTCCCCATAAATTCACCGGTTGTCCCGTCCTTGACCCACTGGCCGACGGCAAGCTGCGCGGCCTGCTCGGCCGCCAGATTAGCCACCACCTCCAGCCGGACCGTGTGCACCGTTTTCGGGTCAACCCGGGGCCAGCTTTGGACCACCGTCCGCCCGATCAGAACCAGCAGGGCCAGCCCTATCAGCACATCCAGCCAGTGGAGCCCCCCGCTGCGGCCGTCCCGGTCTTTGTTGCCCGTCAAATCTTTCCCAACCTTTACCCGCCGACCACCTTTTCCCGTTCGCCGGTTTGGACATTAATCCGCCAGGTCCCCATCTTCGCTTCGTCCCCGGTCGCTTGCACGCCGGGACTGACCCGGATGAGAAACGCTTTGCTGTCCGGCTCCCACTGCCGGAAGGAGACGTTATATTCGCCAACGGGAAAAGCCTGTTCTAAATTAAAATTGAGGCGGTTTTTCTCGTCAACCTGATAAACCTCGACCCGGTCCGTTCCGGAGGTACTCCGGATCTCCACCGCCAAATACCGGGCATCCGGGGAAAAAGCCTGCAAAATTGTGTGCTGCCCGTAATAAACGTCCAGCGGTTCCAGGGTGACCTGTTCCGGGTCGGGCGTGGTGCCATCCCACTTCAAGACGGCCAATGCCCCGTGGGTTCCGGTCGTGCCAAAAGCAACGCGGCGGTTTTCCGGGTTTAAGACCACCGCGGCGTAACCGGCCCGCCCGGCCTCCAGTTCCGTCGTGCCGCCCAGCGGCGTTATACGGGCGGGGAAATCCTGGAGGTTGAAAAGGTTGACTTCTTTGGTCTCGTCCTTTCCCCGTTGCACCCAGATGAGGTCGGTGCCAACCCCCCGCACTTCGACGGCTTTTAGCGGCCGCGCCGAAGAGATCCGGTACTCGTCGTTACTAAAACTGACGATCAGATCCTCGGTAATGTTCGCTCCGTATGGCCGGCTGCGGTCGAGCAGCTGCAGGCTGGTGGTAAAGGCGTAGCGTCCCTCGCTTAGATCCGACTCCTCCAGAATTTTGTACCCGACAAATTCCTGGTTTGCTTCCGCGCGCAGGGTTAAATCGGCACTCTGAAAGTCATTCCATGCTTCGTCGGTCAAATACGCACGGAGCTTGTCATCATTCTCATCGGCCAGCCGGGCGTTCATAAAGGAGTGCAAAAGCTCCCGGGCTTCCTCGCGGTTTCCTTGGGGGACCGTCGGTTGTCTTTCGGGGATGTTCAAATAATCCCAGATATTACAACCCTGCAGTGAGAAGACCAGAAAAAGGGAGAGCAACTTATACCGGACGGTCATCCGTACGCCACCTCACTACGATTTTTCTCCTTCTCATTCTCCCCTTTTTTTACGGCCTTTAAACCATCAGCTCCGGTGCTCCCGGTCCGCCCTCTCCGCGCCGGAATTTTGATCAATAATTTTTAATTAATTCATCAGGAAAATGAAGGGTTTTCTTGATTGTTCTTGAAAAAAACCTTGAAGATAAACTACCGTTTTCACGAAACGAACCTTAAGGGAAGGTGGGTAATTTGATCCGTAAACTGGTTGGTCGTTGCCCCAAGTCGATGCTCCTTTTCGTCGGACTGATAATTATCCTCGGCACCACGCTCGCTTCCCCCGGCGTCCACGCCGCAGAAGATGCCCTTTTTACGGCCGGCATCCTTGTGACTTTGCCCCCGGACCAAGAGGTCGAACCCCAAGAGGTGGCTACGTATATTTTTCGGCTCGAGAACCGGACAACGGAAACCATCTTCCTCAAAGCAAGGGCGTTTTCCACCCAAGGCTGGCCCCTCCTCGGCCCCACGGAAGAACTGGTCTTAGCACCGGGCGGAGAAGAGTATGTGGTTTGCTCGCTCCTTGTCCCGTCGTCAGTGGCGGCAGGAACCGAGGACCGTTTACACCTGTTTTTAAGCGAGCAGAAGACCGAAAGAGAATACATCGTGCATACGAAAGTCAAAGCCGTTCGCCATCTGAAGTGGGACCCGGCCCCGCTGTACCGGGCCGAAGCGGGTACGGAAATCTTCATTCCGGTCCGCCTCCTCAACCTCGGAACAACGACCGAACAGTTTGCA
Proteins encoded in this window:
- a CDS encoding WecB/TagA/CpsF family glycosyltransferase, which encodes MVYQPGAGGTGARVRVEVLGFPVDPLPLGTVVDRLSSALATGERLRVVTLNPEMVMAALNHPELGKAIHGAGLVVPDGIGIVWALRRQGWRRQRRVTGVDLVETLLAREQPRRRRLFLLGGEPGVGERAAAKIEQRWPGIAVAGVHHGFFAPEENAKVVGLINQARADLLLVGMGVPRQEVWLHQYWSALQVAVGIGVGGLLDLWAGRSKRAPVLLRNLGLEWAYRVWREPARWRRITVLPAFIRMVRAEQLNNKKDW
- a CDS encoding S-layer homology domain-containing protein, which translates into the protein MRKVLVVLVSLAMLFSVVPVAMGAFEDMPKATHWAYDNFMLLYNAGLLKGYPDGTFKGERYATRYEMVELTARILKYLESQMYGSATLPENGGRVALTEAQAKELIRRALEEEQVATAADIDAIYDALWELEYELRNELDARSDVNVSLLANRVAALETKVEEQGARLDAVEKQTKSNKTIGIVALILGVAGIVFGFVPAN
- a CDS encoding O-antigen ligase family protein, producing the protein MAGAGFAAGLYGRQDRRWLLAMEIIGLIMGVMTLVQAAAAPPFPRGWVAPAERAVVPFRVTGLWHNPNLTGLFLAFLLPLFLAGAEEDRRKIALTGLTAAALLFTYARTAWVAALVALFAYWGPREQVNRRRLVAIILILLGLFPSVAGRIGHNPLASGTVGYRFAVWQETWRLVQKYPLTGGGEDELRAALRPLRVDHAHNHYLQIAAEKGIPAFLLFGWLLVRFRKAARRPESASRDDRLRRGITAAFGGQLVAGLAESIWAVPLGSFLFWFAYALVTAGRNEPEPVVAGVFGTGEGEAPV
- the pcrA gene encoding DNA helicase PcrA, with the protein product MELWKNELNPAQREAVCHTEGPLLILAGAGSGKTRVLTYRIAQLLKNGVDPGRILAVTFTNKAAQEMKERVIQLIGPQAEQIWLMTFHAACVRILRRDGAAIGVASNFVIYDTQDQLIVVREALQELNISEKTCNPRAVLATISRAKNELVGPEEYAADAVDFWASLVKKVYPLYQKKLVDNGAVDFDDLIGLTIRLFRECPEVLAKYQERFRYILIDEYQDTNYAQYVLVRLLADKYRNLCVVGDDDQSIYGFRNADIRNILDFEKDYPEVKVVKLEQNYRSTQNILRVANEVIRNNHSRKTKTLWTENEEGEPVTLIQAADEREEAWLVTATLEELVRTEGYRYSDFAFLYRTNAQSRVFEEVLIQKGLPYQVVGGLRFYDRKEIRDLLSYLKLIYNPNDRISLRRVINTPKRGIGETTVERFFSFMDTAGLNTMEAFRRVAEIPGITGRAAQTLTGFAAFLEEMLTLKETLSVSNLTRAVLNKSGYLASLQQEGTVEAESRLENLNEFLSITAGFEKESDDQTLGAFLETVALVADVDQYQEQESITLMTIHSAKGLEFPVVFLVGMEEGIFPHSRSLLDEAELEEERRLCYVGMTRARQRLYLSYAQMRTLYGNFQYQVPSRFIQEIPPALLQRRERTEQEPPAVAGYGRFFRPAAMTAPGAPAVPSAPNTPAAPTSSAPGADKPITYCPGDKVIHRKWGQGTIITVDGTGQGAKVKVAFPGLGIKELLVELAPLEKVE
- a CDS encoding DUF4330 family protein, which translates into the protein MTGNKDRDGRSGGLHWLDVLIGLALLVLIGRTVVQSWPRVDPKTVHTVRLEVVANLAAEQAAQLAVGQWVKDGTTGEFMGKIIKKTTNVDAVPAERALGEAIPPSGWSVQNLVLVLEREGKIVAREGIFFGRETVRAGQQRKFHTFYLEFTGTINRIVVVKE
- a CDS encoding YitT family protein yields the protein MAKGKGNGGRLKREFIDYLGVFLGVNLTALGLVWFLIPNKIAAGGVSGVATILYYLFQWPVGAVILLVNIPLFLACLLVFGPAIGMKTVFGTVLLAAVVEYWGALVHPLTLDPLLGALWGGVLAGAGVGVTLRYHGTTGGTDLAAKLLAHFSALSMGQAVLLLDGLVIAMAGLVFKSVDLMLYALISIVVSGKIIDGVLDGFNYSKGVYIISDRSEQIAQRVLNELNRGVTGLAGRGIYSGKHREVLLCVIGRTEEMRLKRLVKEEDPNAFVIITNVHEVLGEGFKE
- a CDS encoding polysaccharide pyruvyl transferase family protein, with the protein product MCSAPEKGRLLFSGRPGAVADGRAPPEAADCGRRERWGDLMPRIFLFGYYGFGNLGDELLCNYYVRIFRRYFPGFELVVLTQNKHLKAEDGSVPFTVANRWNLWRLGRMMAPGDLLVGGGGSIFQDVTSKRSLLYYLALLRLAHWRGVAIILAGQGIGPLSAWGWKVARSGLNLAAAIGCRDQRSLLTLAAMEVDTPQLYLGVDPLWDYPFPPPRSADVTPRQRKPVIGYILRAEENREKRHLLKTLTSLFGNLQLITLSLADEPEAHRLADKLGLAAPWCIRDPDAFFALSGELTVVLSERLHGLLLAARGRIPGIGLGADPKLHAFCHQMAWTCWTWEDPSFLMGVCTVIKKIIADPVSAGEKVRRQAALMEQKGEEDRQWFINQVQAVLAREYA